The following proteins are co-located in the Luteolibacter rhizosphaerae genome:
- a CDS encoding rhodanese-like domain-containing protein, with amino-acid sequence MAKEEAPPNGPVKVEVAEKQISSGVQILDVRTVDEWETGYLKGAKRVTFGEEGFVEKAKATVDPKKPVLVYCRSGKRSEKAAQQLRAAGFTAVSELEGGIIAWEKAGKTLVKGK; translated from the coding sequence ATGGCCAAAGAAGAAGCGCCGCCGAACGGACCGGTGAAGGTGGAGGTGGCGGAGAAGCAAATTAGCTCGGGCGTGCAGATCCTCGACGTGCGCACGGTGGATGAGTGGGAAACCGGCTATCTCAAGGGAGCGAAGCGGGTGACCTTCGGCGAGGAAGGATTTGTGGAGAAAGCGAAGGCGACGGTGGACCCTAAGAAGCCGGTGCTGGTGTACTGCCGTAGCGGCAAGCGCTCGGAGAAGGCGGCACAGCAATTGCGCGCAGCGGGATTCACCGCGGTCTCCGAGCTGGAGGGTGGAATCATCGCTTGGGAGAAGGCCGGTAAAACGCTAGTGAAGGGCAAGTGA
- the rsgA gene encoding ribosome small subunit-dependent GTPase A — MTLAELGWDDFFAEAFAPYEAKGWFPARLIRETTINYSAFVGEDPEDVEEIDVVLSGKVWHDAETDADLPAVGDWVAVELGGENEDHVIRASLPRKSCFSRKMPGKSVEEQVIGANVDVVAVVTDSGPDHNPRRMERYFTLIGRSAAKAVVLINKSDLCPPEHNEACARELRALSADADIHVTSALTGEGLEVLQSYLKDGVTMCVVGSSGVGKSTLVNQLYGEEWQWTSEVNDVTGKGRHTTTSRELVPLPFGGMLIDNPGMREIQMWTDEQTLRESFADVETMALECKFADCKHGNDKGCAIRAAVAEGTLDLHRLESFLRLDDEILKLRKLAKKRQMTVERWAKRNHRVKARNLNDRIQLEKDEKGDWE; from the coding sequence ATGACGCTCGCCGAGTTGGGTTGGGATGACTTTTTTGCCGAGGCTTTTGCTCCTTACGAAGCGAAGGGCTGGTTCCCCGCGCGGCTGATCCGGGAAACGACGATCAACTACAGCGCCTTCGTGGGAGAAGATCCCGAGGACGTGGAGGAGATCGACGTGGTGCTCTCCGGCAAGGTCTGGCACGACGCGGAGACGGATGCGGATCTGCCGGCGGTGGGCGACTGGGTGGCGGTGGAGCTGGGCGGCGAGAACGAAGATCACGTGATCCGCGCGAGCCTGCCGCGGAAGTCCTGCTTCTCCCGCAAGATGCCGGGGAAGAGCGTGGAGGAACAGGTGATCGGCGCGAACGTGGATGTGGTGGCGGTGGTCACCGATTCCGGCCCGGACCATAACCCGCGGCGCATGGAGCGCTACTTCACGCTGATCGGTCGCAGCGCGGCGAAGGCGGTGGTGCTGATCAACAAGTCCGACCTGTGCCCGCCAGAGCACAACGAAGCCTGTGCGCGGGAACTGCGCGCTCTCTCCGCCGATGCGGACATCCATGTGACCAGCGCCCTCACCGGCGAGGGGCTGGAGGTGCTGCAATCCTATCTGAAGGACGGCGTGACCATGTGCGTCGTAGGTTCCTCCGGAGTCGGCAAGTCCACGCTGGTGAACCAGCTCTACGGCGAGGAGTGGCAATGGACCAGCGAGGTGAATGACGTGACCGGCAAGGGCCGCCACACGACGACCTCGCGCGAACTCGTTCCCCTGCCCTTCGGCGGCATGCTGATCGACAACCCGGGGATGCGGGAGATCCAGATGTGGACCGACGAGCAGACGCTCCGCGAGAGCTTCGCCGACGTGGAAACGATGGCGCTCGAATGCAAGTTCGCCGACTGCAAGCACGGCAACGACAAGGGCTGTGCGATCCGCGCGGCGGTGGCGGAGGGCACGCTGGATCTACATCGCTTGGAGAGTTTCCTGCGGCTGGACGACGAGATCCTGAAGCTGCGGAAGCTGGCGAAGAAGCGCCAGATGACGGTGGAGCGCTGGGCCAAGCGGAACCACCGGGTGAAGGCGCGGAACCTGAACGACCGGATCCAATTGGAAAAGGACGAGAAGGGGGACTGGGAGTGA
- a CDS encoding class I SAM-dependent RNA methyltransferase — protein MQRPPKKFHPHPFAYHQEIELRIDALSNLGIGIGRIDGWVIFVPFCLPGELVKARVFRNDKNCSQADLMEVLEPAPERTEPGCPLFGTCGGCQYQHLNYEAQLAWKTRQVGELLQHMAGIEFPVEPCIPSPALWNYRSKITPHFDRPRDGEIEGIGFLPIGRRSGIIDVPQCPIAMAEINAALPRERASIRQRAKSFKKGATLLLRATEGRVETNPNAVVTEHVGELSFDFLAGDFFQNNPFILPAFTGHAGGEACEGGARYLVDAYCGSGLFALTLAKHFEQVAGVEVNESAADWARRNAETNGITNATFMAASAEAIFADIQFPATETAVLIDPPRKGCSPEFLAQLIAFAPARVVYVSCDPATQVRDLAILKEGGFKLGKVQPFDLFPHTRHLECVMTLTRA, from the coding sequence ATGCAGCGCCCGCCCAAGAAATTCCATCCCCATCCCTTCGCCTACCATCAGGAAATCGAGCTCCGGATCGATGCCCTGAGCAATCTGGGGATCGGAATCGGCCGGATCGACGGCTGGGTGATCTTCGTGCCCTTCTGCCTACCGGGGGAGCTCGTGAAGGCGCGAGTCTTCCGCAATGACAAGAACTGCTCGCAGGCGGACCTGATGGAAGTGCTCGAGCCGGCCCCCGAGCGGACCGAGCCCGGCTGCCCTCTCTTCGGGACCTGCGGCGGCTGCCAGTACCAACACCTGAACTACGAGGCGCAGCTGGCGTGGAAGACACGGCAGGTGGGCGAGTTGTTACAGCACATGGCGGGAATCGAGTTCCCGGTGGAGCCTTGCATCCCCTCCCCCGCACTCTGGAACTACCGCTCGAAGATCACGCCTCACTTCGACCGTCCACGCGATGGCGAGATCGAGGGCATCGGCTTCCTGCCGATCGGCCGCCGCAGCGGGATCATCGACGTGCCACAGTGCCCGATCGCGATGGCGGAGATCAATGCCGCGCTGCCGCGGGAGCGGGCCTCGATCCGGCAGCGGGCGAAGTCCTTCAAGAAAGGCGCGACCCTGCTGCTGCGCGCGACCGAAGGCCGGGTCGAAACGAACCCGAACGCGGTGGTGACCGAGCACGTGGGCGAGCTGTCCTTCGACTTCCTGGCGGGCGATTTCTTCCAAAACAACCCCTTCATCCTGCCCGCCTTCACCGGACACGCAGGGGGTGAGGCCTGCGAAGGCGGGGCACGCTACCTGGTGGATGCCTACTGCGGCTCCGGCCTCTTCGCGCTGACCCTGGCGAAGCACTTCGAGCAGGTGGCGGGGGTGGAGGTAAATGAATCCGCCGCCGATTGGGCGCGCCGGAATGCGGAGACGAATGGCATCACGAACGCGACTTTCATGGCGGCATCCGCCGAGGCGATTTTCGCGGACATCCAGTTTCCTGCGACCGAGACAGCGGTGCTGATCGACCCGCCGCGCAAAGGTTGCTCGCCGGAGTTTCTGGCGCAGCTCATCGCCTTCGCCCCGGCGCGGGTGGTCTACGTGTCCTGCGACCCGGCGACTCAGGTGCGCGATCTGGCGATCCTGAAGGAAGGCGGCTTCAAGCTGGGGAAGGTGCAGCCCTTCGACCTCTTCCCGCACACGCGGCACTTGGAATGCGTAATGACCCTGACCCGCGCATGA